GCAAACAGAGCGGTCAGTTCAGGCTGGGAAGCGGAGCGGGAAACAGGCGGCATTGGGCTGGTGTCGTCGCGGCAGGGTGATTGCGCGATATGTTAGCAGGCCTGAGAGTTGTGGTGTCTGTTCGGGCCTCATCGCGGGCAAGCCCGCTCCTACATTTGTCCGGTGAACACAGTTCCAATGTGGGAGCGGGCTTGCCCGCGATGAGGCCCCTAAGGGCAATACAAAATCACCCCGCCAGCAACCATCCCCCAGTCACCGCCGAAACCACCCCCGCCACCCGCACCAACGGCGCCGCCGCCTGCGGCAACACCCGCACCAGCGCATACCCGGCGCCATGCAGCGCCGCCGTGGCTACCACGAACCCGGCCGCATACGCCCACGGGCTCGACATGTCCGGCAGTTCCAGGCCATGGGCCACGCCGTGGAACAGCGCAAACAACGCCGTCGCCGCCACCGCCAGGCTCAACGGCGGACGCACCGCCAGCGCCACGGCCAGACCCAGTGCCAGCACCGAGGCGGCGATTCCGCTTTCCAGTGCCGGCAGTTGCAGCCCGGCAAACCCCAGCAAGCCGCCCAGCAGCATCGTGCCGACAAAGGTGCACGGCAGCGCCCAGCGCGCAGCGCCTTGCTGCTGCGCGGCCCACAGCCCGACGGCGAACATGGCCAGCAAGTGGTCGAGGCCGCCGATTGGGTGGCTGATTCCGGCGATCAGGCCGTTATCGCCGTGGCCAGGGTGGGCGAGGGCGATGGCCGGGGTCAGCAGCAGCGCCAGGGCGCCGAAAATACGTTGGAGTGTCATCTGGGAGCTTCCTTGTTGAAATGAGGTGATCAGGCCGCGGTCAGCAGACCCTGGCATTCGATGAAGGCAATGATGTCGGCCAGGCCCATCCCGGTTTTCTGGTTGCTGAACACAAACGGCTTGCCGTTGCGCATGCGCTGGGTGTCGCTGGCCATCATCTCCAGCGAAGCGCCCACCAGCGGCGCGAGGTCGACCTTGTTGATCACCAGCAGATCGGACTTGCAGATCCCCGGCCCACCCTTGCGCGGCAGCTTGTCGCCGGCCGAGACGTCGATCACGTAGATCGTCAGGTCCGACAGTTCCGGGCTGAAGGTGGCGGACAGGTTGTCGCCGCCGGACTCCACCAGGATCAGGTCCAGCCCCGGAAAACGCCGGTTCAACTGATCGACGGCTTCGAGGTTGATCGAGGCATCCTCGCGGATCGCCGTGTGCGGGCAGCCGCCGGTTTCCACGCCGATGATGCGTTCCGGCGCCAGCGCCTGGTTGCGCACCAGGAAGTCGGCGTCTTCGCGGGTATAGATGTCGTTGGTGACGACCGCCAGGTTGTAGCGATCGCGCAGCGCCAGGCACAGGGCCAGGGTCAGTGCGGTTTTGCCGGAACCGACCGGGCCGCCGATGCCGACGCGCAGAGGTTGTGTGTTCATCTGATTCTCCAAAAATGATCGGCCTTAGGAACGGAACAGGCGGCTGTACTGGCGCTCATGGGCCATACACGTCAGGGACAGGCCAAACGCGGCGCTGCCCAGGTGTTCGGGGTTGATACGGCTGGCCTCCTGCTGGGCCTGTTGCAGCAGGGGCAGCAGTTCGCTGGTCAGGCGCTGCGCAGCTTGCTGGCCCAGCGGCAGGGTTTTCATCAGCACCGCCAACTGGTTTTCCAGCCAGCTCCACAGCCACGCGGCCAGGGCGTCCTGTGCGCTGATGTGCCAGGCCCGCGCCGCCAGTGCCCAACCCAGGGCCAGGTGTGGTTCGTCCTGGCGGTCGAGAAAGGTGCGGGCCGGCGCATCGAGTTCCGGCAGGCCGTTGAGCAACTGCTGCAACGAGTAACCCATCTGCCGGCTTTCCTGATGCAGTTCGCGGGTTTCGCGGCTGGCGCGGTGCTCGTCGCAGTGCTGCTGCAAGCCGGCCCAGTCGCCTGCGCCTGCCGCCACGCAATGGGCGAGCAGCAGCGGTGCTTCGAAGCGCGCCAGGTTGAGCAGCAGTTGGTCGCCGATCCAGCGTCGGGCGCTGGCGGTGTCGTGTACCCGGCCGTTATCCACAGCCATTTCCAGGCCCTGGGAATAGCTGTAGCCGCCAATCGGCAATTGCGGACTGGCCAGGCGCAGCAGCGCCCAGGCCGGGTTCATGTGCGCACGCCGAACTGATGCAGTTTCGGCGCGTAGTTGAAGTCCTCGTCGCCATGCCGCGAATGATGGTGACCGCCACCATAGGCGCCGTGCTCGGGCTGGAACGGTGCCTCGATGGCTTCGACGTGGGCGCCCAGCTGTTCAAGCATGGCCTTGAGCACGTAATCGTCGAGCAGGCGCAACCAGCCATCACCCACTTGCAGGGCGACGTGGCGGTTGCCCAGGTGATAGGCCGCGCGGGTCAGCTCGAAGGCATTGGCGCAGGTCACGTGCAGCAGTTGTTCGGCGCGGGCGCAGACGCGAACGATGCGTCCGTCTTCGGCTTCCAGGCATTCGCCGTCATACAGCGGCGCCTGGCCGCGTTCCAGGAACAAGCCGACGTCTTCACCCGTGGCACTGAAACAGCGCAGGCGGCTTTTGCTGCGTGCTTCGAAGGTCAGGTGCAGTTCGGCGGCCCAGGCAGGGCGGGGGTCGATTCGGCGATGAATCACCAACATTGGCAGGTATCCGGCAGTGGGCAGTGCCAAGGCTAGAGCAAGGGGCTTGCCAATCGGGTTTGGCGTAGGAAATGCCCGCAGTAGATGTAGGAATGTTTTCCGTTCGCGCGGCTTTTGCCTCGAAGTGGGGCGCGCTGTCCGAGTGAGGCACCGATTTGTGGCGTAAACAGGGCATGCCATTCATCGTTCACAAAATAGAACGCTAAGGCTAATTTTTGCCGTCTACCGCTCAAAAGGTCTTGGTTTTAATCTTCTCCCATCAACGCGAAACATACACCAACTACTGAAAATCAAAACCCCTTAGGAGCTACAGCCATGACCAACTACAAATACAACCGCCTGAACAAAGACGACGCTGCCGTACTGCTGGTTGACCACCAGGCAGGCCTCCTGTCCCTGGTTCGCGACATCGAACCGGATGCGTTCAAGAACAACGTGCTGGCCCTGGCTGACCTGGCCAAGTTCTTCAACCTGCCAACCATCCTCACCACCAGCTTCGAACAAGGCCCCAACGGCCCGCTGGTACCAGAACTGAAAGCGCTGTTCCCGGATGCCCCGTACATCGCCCGCCCTGGCCAGATCAACGCCTGGGACAACGAAGACTTCGTCAAGGCGGTGAAGGCCACTGGCAAGAAGCAACTGATCATCGCCGGTGTCGTGACCGAGGTGTGCGTGGCGTTCCCGGCCCTGGCCGCCCTGGAAGAAGAATTCGATGTGTTCGTGGTGACCGACGCTTCCGGCACCTTCAACCAGATGACCCGCGACGCCGCCCATGACCGCATGAGCCAGGCTGGTGCGCAACTGATGACCTGGTTCGGCGTGGCCTGCGAGCTGCACCGCGACTGGCGCAACGACATCGAAGGCCTGGCCGCGCTGTGCTCCAACCACATCCCGGACTACCGCAACCTGATGACCAGCTACAACGCTTTCAACACGGCCAAGTAAGCTGACTGCACTGGCCTCATCGCGAGCAGGCTCGCTCCCACATTGGTCCTGTGTGGGAGCGAGCCTGCTCGCGATGGGGTCAACAACCCATCACCGCACATCCATCCAATTCCTGCCGGGCAATCCCCGGCATGCTACGCAGTCGTGCCCACCGCTGCCGCATCCAGATGGAGAACACCATGACTCAAGACTCCAACGACAAGAGCCGTCGCCAGTTCCTCGCCAACAGCACCATCCTCGGTGCTGCCGGCGCGCTCTGGTCCGCCCTGCCATTCGCTGGCGCCACAGGTGCCGCCTACGCGTCGAGCCAGGGAGGCGCCATGACCGCCGACCTCATTCTGTTCAACGGCAAATTGCACACGGTCGATCGCGAGAAGCCCTTGGCTACCGCCGTGGCAATCAAGGACGGTCGCTTCATCGCCGTCGGCAGCGACGCTGAAGCCATGGCCCTCAAGACCTCGGCCACCAAGATCATCGACCTCAAGGGCCGCACGGTCATACCGGGCCTCAACGACTCGCACCTGCACCTGATCCGCGGTGGCCTCAATTACAACCTGGAACTGCGCTGGGAAGGCGTGCCTTCGGTGGCCGACGCCCTGCGCCTGCTCAGGGACCAGGCCGCGCGTACGCCGTCGCCGCAATGGGTGCGCGTGGTCGGTGGCTGGAACGAATTCCAGTTCGCCGAAAAACGCATGCCGACCCTGGAGGAAATCAACCAGGCCGCGCCCGATACCCCGGTGTTCCTGCTGCACCTGTACGACCGTGCACTGCTCAACCGTGCGGCGCTCAAGGCGGTGGGCTACACCAAGGACACGCCCAACCCGCCGGGTGGCGAGATCCAGCGCAACAAGTTCGGCGAGCCTACCGGCCTGCTGATCGCGCGGCCCAACGCCATGATTCTCTACGCCACGCTGGCCAAGGGACCGAAGCTGCCGTTGGAGTACCAGGTCAACTCGACCCGCCAGTTCATGCGCGAACTCAACCGCCTGGGCCTGACCAGTGCCATTGATGCCGGCGGCGGTTATCAGAACTACCCGGACGACTATCAGGTCATCCAGGAACTGGCCGACAAGGACCAGTTGACCGTGCGCATTGCCTACAACCTGTTCACCCAGAAACCCAAGGAAGAACTGGCTGACTTCAAGAACTGGACGTCGAAGGTCAAGCCCGGCGATGGCAGCGATTTCCTGCGTCACAACGGCGCCGGGGAAATGCTGGTGTTCTCTGCCGCCGACTTCGAGGACTTCCTCGAGCCGCGCCCCGACCTGCCGCAGACCATGGAGCAGGAACTGGAGCCGGTGGTGCGTCACCTGGTGGAACAACGCTGGCCCTTCCGTCTGCACGCCACCTACGACGAATCCATCAGCCGCATGCTCGACGTGTTCGAGAGGGTCAACCGCGACATCCCGTTCAACGGCCTGCCGTGGTTCTTCGATCACGCCGAAACCATCAGCGCGAAAAACATCGAGCGGGTACGTGCACTGGGCGGTGGTATCGCCATCCAGGACCGCATGGCGTTTCAGGGCGAGTACTTCGTCGACCGTTACGGCGCCAAGGCTGCGGAGAAAACCCCGCCGATCCAGCGCATGCTCGCCGAAGGCATCCCGGTGGGTGCCGGCACCGACGCCACGCGGGTCTCCAGCTACAACCCGTGGACGTCGCTGTACTGGCTGGTCAGCGGCAAGACCGTCGGGGGCATGGCGCTGTACCCGGAAGGCCTGAGCCGCGAAACCGCGCTGCAACTGTTCACCCACGGCAGCGCCTGGTTCTCCAGCGAGCAGGGCAAGAAGGGCCAGATCAAGGTCGGCCAACTGGCGGACCTGGCGGCGTTGTCGCTGGACTTCTTCAGTGTCGATGAAGAGGCGATCAAGGGCATCGAATCGGTGCTGACCATCGTCGATGGCAAGGTGGTGTACGGCGCGGCGGAGTTCGACAAGTTCGGCCCGGCGCAGGTGCCGGTGTTGCCCGAGTGGTCGCCGGTGGCCAAGGTGCCGGGGCACTGGCGCGCCGGTGCACCCTCATTGGCGGCAGTGGCCCACCAGTGTGTCGGACCTTGCGGAGTGCATGCCCACAGCCACGAGCGGGCGCGGCATTCGAGCGTGCCGGTCAATGACTACCAGGGGTTCTGGGGGGCGTTGGGTTGTTCGTGTTTTGCGTTCTGATGTGAAGGGGGGGAGCCGTTATGGCTCCCTTTTTTTGTGCTGTTTGATAGGGCCTCATCGCGAGCAAGCTCGCTCCTACAGGTACAAGGTGATCCCTGTAGGAGCGAGCTTGCTCGCGATGAGGCCATTGAAGCCGCTAGAGAGAGCGGGTCTTAACCACCGCCCCAGCCAACAAATGCCGAATCCGAATCGGCACCCCATCGGTCTGCAACTGCCGCACCCGCGCTTCGATCTTCAGCTCGCCACGGGTCACCCGGCCGTGATGGCGCAGATGCTCCAGCCACGATTCCTCGAAGAAGAACTCCACCCACAGATCGGCGTCGGCACTGTCGCGCATCAAGCCCCAC
This DNA window, taken from Pseudomonas sp. MYb118, encodes the following:
- a CDS encoding amidohydrolase, giving the protein MTADLILFNGKLHTVDREKPLATAVAIKDGRFIAVGSDAEAMALKTSATKIIDLKGRTVIPGLNDSHLHLIRGGLNYNLELRWEGVPSVADALRLLRDQAARTPSPQWVRVVGGWNEFQFAEKRMPTLEEINQAAPDTPVFLLHLYDRALLNRAALKAVGYTKDTPNPPGGEIQRNKFGEPTGLLIARPNAMILYATLAKGPKLPLEYQVNSTRQFMRELNRLGLTSAIDAGGGYQNYPDDYQVIQELADKDQLTVRIAYNLFTQKPKEELADFKNWTSKVKPGDGSDFLRHNGAGEMLVFSAADFEDFLEPRPDLPQTMEQELEPVVRHLVEQRWPFRLHATYDESISRMLDVFERVNRDIPFNGLPWFFDHAETISAKNIERVRALGGGIAIQDRMAFQGEYFVDRYGAKAAEKTPPIQRMLAEGIPVGAGTDATRVSSYNPWTSLYWLVSGKTVGGMALYPEGLSRETALQLFTHGSAWFSSEQGKKGQIKVGQLADLAALSLDFFSVDEEAIKGIESVLTIVDGKVVYGAAEFDKFGPAQVPVLPEWSPVAKVPGHWRAGAPSLAAVAHQCVGPCGVHAHSHERARHSSVPVNDYQGFWGALGCSCFAF
- the ureE gene encoding urease accessory protein UreE, which produces MLVIHRRIDPRPAWAAELHLTFEARSKSRLRCFSATGEDVGLFLERGQAPLYDGECLEAEDGRIVRVCARAEQLLHVTCANAFELTRAAYHLGNRHVALQVGDGWLRLLDDYVLKAMLEQLGAHVEAIEAPFQPEHGAYGGGHHHSRHGDEDFNYAPKLHQFGVRT
- the ycaC gene encoding isochorismate family cysteine hydrolase YcaC; the encoded protein is MTNYKYNRLNKDDAAVLLVDHQAGLLSLVRDIEPDAFKNNVLALADLAKFFNLPTILTTSFEQGPNGPLVPELKALFPDAPYIARPGQINAWDNEDFVKAVKATGKKQLIIAGVVTEVCVAFPALAALEEEFDVFVVTDASGTFNQMTRDAAHDRMSQAGAQLMTWFGVACELHRDWRNDIEGLAALCSNHIPDYRNLMTSYNAFNTAK
- the ureG gene encoding urease accessory protein UreG, which translates into the protein MNTQPLRVGIGGPVGSGKTALTLALCLALRDRYNLAVVTNDIYTREDADFLVRNQALAPERIIGVETGGCPHTAIREDASINLEAVDQLNRRFPGLDLILVESGGDNLSATFSPELSDLTIYVIDVSAGDKLPRKGGPGICKSDLLVINKVDLAPLVGASLEMMASDTQRMRNGKPFVFSNQKTGMGLADIIAFIECQGLLTAA
- a CDS encoding urease accessory protein UreF, with the protein product MNPAWALLRLASPQLPIGGYSYSQGLEMAVDNGRVHDTASARRWIGDQLLLNLARFEAPLLLAHCVAAGAGDWAGLQQHCDEHRASRETRELHQESRQMGYSLQQLLNGLPELDAPARTFLDRQDEPHLALGWALAARAWHISAQDALAAWLWSWLENQLAVLMKTLPLGQQAAQRLTSELLPLLQQAQQEASRINPEHLGSAAFGLSLTCMAHERQYSRLFRS
- a CDS encoding HupE/UreJ family protein, which gives rise to MTLQRIFGALALLLTPAIALAHPGHGDNGLIAGISHPIGGLDHLLAMFAVGLWAAQQQGAARWALPCTFVGTMLLGGLLGFAGLQLPALESGIAASVLALGLAVALAVRPPLSLAVAATALFALFHGVAHGLELPDMSSPWAYAAGFVVATAALHGAGYALVRVLPQAAAPLVRVAGVVSAVTGGWLLAG